GAATATACAAACTGGTTGAACACCAGTAAACCGGGTATTCAGGAAAAAATGGTTAAAAATAATCATGCAACCTGCTGGGCAATTCAGGTGGCTTCGTTTGCTAAACTATGCAATGATCAGCCGATGCTTGATTCTATGAGAGTAAGATATAAAACAGTACTACTGCCTGGTCAAATGGGGGCAGATGGAAGTTTTCCTCTGGAAATGGCTCGTACCAAACCTTACGGATACTCGATATTTAACCTGGATGCAATGGCTATACTCTGTCAGATCCTGTCTGTTCCTGAAGATAATTTATGGGATTTTAAAACGGCAGATGGTAAATCTATCAGACTCGGAATTGCTTATTTATATCCTTTTATTGCGGATAAAACCAAATGGAGTTTAAAAGCTGATGTGATGTACTGGGACAACTGGCCTGTGGCTCAGCCTTTTCTTTTATTTGGTGCAAATGCTTATCAGCAAAAGGACTGGTACAGGACCTGGGAAAAACTGGATCATTACCCGCAGGTAGCAGAAGTGATCCGGAATCTGCCTATCCGTCATCCACTGATCTGGATGTAAACATACACGTAAAGAAACCTTATTAATCAACCAAAAACATAAACAGATGAAACCGAAAATAAACTTAACCTTAGCCCTGGCTACCTTACTGTGTTTGAACACGACAGTAAATGCGCAGCAGGTAAATGTGGCCAGAGCATTGGTCCCGGCAGAAAAACAAGTGAACTTACTGCTTGAAAAATCTGAAGCAGCAATAGCTAAAGATACAAAGCTGATTGCTCCGCGAACGCTGGAAAATGGCCAGTTAAAATTGGTGGCCGGCCGCGACTGGACAAGTGGCTTTTTCTCGGGGATGCTTTGGTATCTGTATGAACTGACCAAAGATCCGAAATGGCTGGCGCCGGCCAGAGAGTTTACTCAAAAACTTGCACCGCAACAGTACAATACAGGAACTCATGATCTGGGTTTTATGGTATACTGCAGTTTTGGTAATGGTTACCGTTTAACAAAAGATACGAGTTATAAAGCCGTGATTATACAGGCTGCAAAAAGTCTTTCCAAAAGATATAATCCGGTAGCAGGAGTCATTCGTTCATGGGATCATAATGCTGATAAATGGCAGTTTCCTGTTATTATTGATAACATGATGAACCTGGAATTATTATTTGAAGCGACTAAATTAACAGGCGATTCTTCATTTTATAAAATAGCCGTCAGCCATGCGAATACTACACTCAAAAATCACTTCCGTAAAGATTACAGCTCTTTTCATGTGGTTGATTATAATCCGCAAACTGGTGATGTAAAATGGAAAGGTACTGCTCAGGGACTGGCTGATACTTCGGCCTGGGCACGCGGACAAGCCTGGGCCTTATACGGCTATACGATGTGTTATCGTGAAACCAAAGACAAAACTTATTTAAAACAGGCGGAGGGTATTGCCAGATTTATTCTGACTAACCCGGCACTGCCTGCTGATAAGGTGCCTTACTGGGATTATAACGATCCTCAGATTCCTGCCTCGCCAAGGGATGCTTCGGCTGCTGCCATTGTAGCTTCGGGGTTATATGAGTTGAGCGGCTACAGTAAAGAAGGCAAAAATTACAGAAAAACTGCTGATCAGATACTGAATAACCTGACAGCAAAATATACCAGTGAAAACAGAGGTAATGAAGGTTTTATACTGGCACATAGCACGGGACATAAGCCAGCAAAGTCTGAAATAGATGTGCCTATTATCTATGCTGATTATTATTATTTAGAGGCATTAGCCAGAAGTAAAAGCGGGGTTAAATTTTAACTGTAACAAAAATAATGCGATTTAATAGGCAGTGACGGGCTGTTTTGATATATATCTTATTATATATAATCAATACCTTTATTTAAGTTTAAATTATATAATAATATGAAAACACTTAAGGTCAATTTTCTGATTATGCTGGTCTCGGCAACTATACTTAGTTCTTGTGCTGCTACAATTTCATATGTTGGTGATACAATGACTCCTACTACCAATGTGGATGTTTTTTATGCCGCTAAGGATGTTAAGAAGGAATACAAGGTGATTGGACATCTCTTTACTCAAACCACTGTTAATGAAAATAAAGCAAAACAAAGGATTATTGACAAGGCGAAAAAAATTGGTGCTGATGGCGTTATTATCATTGGAGTAGATTTCACAGGCGGGTCAGATTCAACTCCATTTTTAAAATCAGAAGCAATTAAATATAAAAACCAGGCTGCTGGTCTTTAAAAAGATCTATAAACAAAAGAGGCTGATCATTTTTCATGTATGATCAGCCTCTTTTGCATTTTGTTATATGCCTGAATAGGCTTTTCTGAATTAAACAGTCTGATCATCAATTGATGCACCTGGCGCATTTTTCTTAACGGATTCTATTCCGTTCTCTCTGCCAGCTACACTCTCATACATTTCACTGGTGCCGATAATTTGTCCGTTTGTAGACTTCAGATTAAAATAGGCTTTTCCATTTGTAGAGGTTTTTCTTTCATACCTTGCATCATCAGGCGCATTTTTCTGTACCGATGCGATACCATTTTCACATCCTGCTTTTGCCGAATAGCCTTCACTTGCCAGAATAACCTGTCCGTTATCGGCTTTCAGATTGAACTGAAATTCGTCGTTCTTTCTTTTTGTAATCACAAATTTTCCCATATGTATAATTATTGGTGGTTAAAAAATCAGATTTATAGGTCTGTAAAAGCTAATTCACAATTGAACTCAAGACTAAAATACTGGTTTTTTATTTAAAAAGGACGAATAAAAAGCAAAAACAGGCAAAACTTATTATCATACAGTAGTTATAAACCTGTAGTTTATAAACCCTGAAGACACTGATCTTTGGTGTTTGAAACCGGAATGATGGCGC
This portion of the Pedobacter lusitanus genome encodes:
- a CDS encoding YegP family protein is translated as MGKFVITKRKNDEFQFNLKADNGQVILASEGYSAKAGCENGIASVQKNAPDDARYERKTSTNGKAYFNLKSTNGQIIGTSEMYESVAGRENGIESVKKNAPGASIDDQTV
- a CDS encoding glycoside hydrolase family 88 protein; translation: MKPKINLTLALATLLCLNTTVNAQQVNVARALVPAEKQVNLLLEKSEAAIAKDTKLIAPRTLENGQLKLVAGRDWTSGFFSGMLWYLYELTKDPKWLAPAREFTQKLAPQQYNTGTHDLGFMVYCSFGNGYRLTKDTSYKAVIIQAAKSLSKRYNPVAGVIRSWDHNADKWQFPVIIDNMMNLELLFEATKLTGDSSFYKIAVSHANTTLKNHFRKDYSSFHVVDYNPQTGDVKWKGTAQGLADTSAWARGQAWALYGYTMCYRETKDKTYLKQAEGIARFILTNPALPADKVPYWDYNDPQIPASPRDASAAAIVASGLYELSGYSKEGKNYRKTADQILNNLTAKYTSENRGNEGFILAHSTGHKPAKSEIDVPIIYADYYYLEALARSKSGVKF